The DNA sequence CTTGAGAACATTTTTGGATCTTTGAAAGGCTGGCCAAAATTGGGTCTGCCTTACAGCACTGCGGGCTAAAGAAGTCTAATTAAAATGATTAAGGACACTTACAAAGCACTAGAAAAGAAATGAATATATTAGGCTGTATCAGCGGGATCAGTTATTTCGTGTTTTTTCTTATTTTCATAAGTAAATCTCAAAATTACTAAGTAAAAGACCAGAACTGAAGCTATCATAAAGAATTTCGCTTTGCAAAGTATTAATTTGGGTATCCAACGGCCTAAAATTTACTTCCTGAAAATTGGCGTTAAATATGCGGAATGGGAGCGTTTAGGAAAGGGAGTGGTAAGATAATGACTTTTAAAGAAAGTGTAACTAAACCATTAAAAATGACTGTAGCCAAAGACGGGAAAGGTGCTTATCAGACCGTTCAAGAAGCGATTGATGCTATACCGGCTGATAATAAAAATAAAGTGGAAATCTTTATTAAGAACGGAGTATATAAGGAACGAATCGTAGTTCCGGCAAATAAACCATTTGTGACGCTAATTGGAGAAAGTGTCGAGAACACAATCCTCACTTATGATAACCATGCAAAAATAATGTCCCCCGATGGCGGTATCATTGGAACACGCAATAGCGCAAGTGTATTCCTTTATGCGGGGGATTTTACAGCCAGAAACCTTACCTTTGAAAACTCATTCAATCCAAAACGCTTGGAAGAAGAGACACAGGCGGTAGCTGTTTATGCCAGCGGTGAGAGAATGGAATTTTACCAGGTGCGGTTTCTGGGAAATCAAGATACACTTTACCTAAAAGAGGGGTCTCAGTATTTTAGCCGGTGTTATATTGAAGGTGATATTGATTTTATTTTTGGAGGGGCAAGAGCAGTTTTCAAAGAATGTGAGATCTTTTCTTTGAATAGAGGGTCTTCTGCAGAAAACGGATATATATCAGCTGCAAGTACCCATATAAATGAGCCATATGGATTCCTGTTTTTAAACAATCGATTTACAAGCTCAGCGGCCAAAGGAACGGTCTATCTTGGAAGGCCCTGGCACCCTGGCGGGGATCCGGAGGCCATAGCAAGCGTCATATTCAAAAATAATTATTTGGGTGCCCACATTCATCCGGATGGCTGGACTGACATGTCAGGCTTCAGTGCCAAAGATGCAAGATTCTATGAATATATGAATGAAGGACCTGGCTCAAATCCCGATAGGCCTCAGCTTACAGATGAAGAAGCTGAAGCAGCCAACATCGAGACTGTGTTAAAAGGGTGGAATCCGGAATAGAGAAAAGGGTGCAGTCTGAAAATGACTGCCCCCTTTTTAATAGAATGTTTAAACACAAATGCTGTGCATTGAAAAGGAGAATTAGAAAGCTGACCAGAAACCGGTCTTCACTCTGTTGAATTAAATTATTGGCAGAATGCATGCTGAGCGAGCCATACAGCACAAAGCTCAGTCCATTTGCCTGCAGCAGGGTTATCGCTGGCAAGTCCTAGGCCATGCCGTCCATGCGGAAAAACATGTAACTCATATGGCACTTTTAATTTGCTCAATAATGAGACATATAATAGGCTGTTTTCAACAGGAACAGCTGCATCATCAGACGTATGCCATATAAAGGTTGGCGGCGGCAAAGTTTTAGCACCTTCACGTTCGCAGGATAATAAAGCCCTGATCTCCTCATTGGGCTCGTCTCCCAGAAGATTAGTCATCGATCCTTCATGATAATGCTCTAATAATGATATGACCGGATAGCTTAAAATAGCTAAATCCGGATGGCAGTTCTCTAAGTCAATGTTATCCTCTTCTTTTGTTGTACGCAGATGTGACAAAGTCGAGGCGCAGGCTGCTAAATGTCCGCCAGCCGAAAACCCCAGAACTCCTATCTTTTGCTTATCGATATTCCACTTTTCAGAGTGGTGCCTGACAAAGCGTATAGCCCGCTGCACATCTGCTAAAGGAACTGGATGCCTGTAGGGAGCTACTCGGTAATGCAGTACAAATGCTGAAATGCCAAGAGAGTTTAGCCATTTTGCAACCGGTTCTCCCTCATGATCAGCTCTATGGTGATACCCCCCTCCAGGACATACAATCACTGCACTTCTGCCTGTATTATTACTTGCAGGATAGAAAGCAAGAACAGGCTTGCGATCCTCATCTCCAGACTCCAGAAAAGGAATCTTTCCTGTCCACAATGAATAAATCAAAAGGTATTCCTCCTAAATTAATCGTTTGTAAAAGAACAGTTACATACACTTGCCGCAATTAAATTATATAGTAATTATAAATGTAGAAGAATAATCATTATTTAGTATAGTGGTTTTTATTCTGCTTTTTCCTTTTATTGTGGTGAATGCTCCTATTTATAAGCTCCATTCTAAGACGCATAGATATAAGACTGTCATTTAGGCAGTAAGGTATAATTGAAGCCCAGGGTAATGGGATACTTGAAATTTCTAATAATACTGTAAAGGTTTGTGTTAAAATGTGAAAAAAACGAGGTGGATAAAATTGGATATCGACCAGTTTACTTTGACTATAGAAGAATTATTCGGCAAAGAGCTTTTAGAAACGTTTGAAGACGATTATGGCTTCACGAACAGCACAGATAAGGAAATCAGAACCGTTGGCTATGCTACGAATCTATCTTTGGAAACCATCGAACATGCCGTCCGGAGTCAGGTTGATTTAATTATCACCCATCATGACGCCTGGGATTTCATTTACGGGCTTAATGAAGAATGCAGGAACAAATTGCAAAAGCATGAGATCAGCCACTTCTGGATTCATGGTCCCCTGGATTATATCCGTTTTGGGACATGTACCTCATTAATGGAGAAAATCGGCATTGACGAGATCATCCAATATTCTATTTTTGATAATGGCGGCATTCCGGGCATCGGTGAATTCAAGGAGCCTTTAGGTTTTGAGGAATTGGCATTTAAGCTCAGCCGCCTATTGAATGAACCGGTGAGACGCTGGAGAAATAACGGCAAAGAAGTCAAGAGGGTGGGGATCATGACAGGAGCCGGCCATTCTACCGATTACCTGAAGCTTGCTCTTGATGGCGGGTGCGATACTTATATTACTGGCGAAGCTTCTTTATATACCATTCAATACGCACAATTTTCCGGAATGAATCTGCTTGTAGGCAGCCATACCTTCACAGAAATTTTTGGGGTAAAGACTCTTGCGGGGAAAGTGAAGCAGAGGCATCCGGAAATCAAAGTTATGAAGCTGGAAGAATCACATTTTGAGCTCAATCCTATAAGATGAAAGATCTTCTGAGCATCTAAAAAGAAAATTTTCTTTAAGGGTGATAGACTAAAATACATAGAGTTTTCAAAAAACTCTATCAATACATAAATAAAGGAGCTAATGATCATGGAATACCGGCGTCTTGGAAATACCGGCCTTAAGGTCAGCGAGATCAGCCTCGGCAGCTGGCTCACCTATGGAGGGTATGTAGAGGAGCAGAAGGCATCATCTTCTATAGATAAAGCATATGAGCTCGGCATCAATTTTTTTGATACGGCGAATGTGTATATGCGCGGAGAGGCAGAAAAGGTCGTTGGAAAAACACTTGCCAAATATGACAGGAGTTCCTATGTTCTTGCAACGAAGGTTTTTGGCAAGATGGGGGACGGGCCCAATGATTCAGGGCTTTCGCGCAAGCATATCATGGAGCAGGCGGATGCAAGCCTGAAGCGGCTCGGGCTTGATTATATCGACATTTATTATTGCCACCGATTTCACCCGGAAACCCCTCTTGAAGAAACCCTGCGAGCTCTTGATGATCTGATCAGGCAAGGAAAGATCTTGTATGCAGGTGTAAGCGAATGGACGGCAGAGCAGATGACCGAAGCTGTTCATCTTGCAGATAAAAGGCTTTGGGACCGGATTGTTGTAAACCAGCCGAATTACAGCATGCTGCATCGGAACATTGAAAAAGAAATCATACCTGTCAGCGAAAAGCATGGAATCGGCCAGGTTGTGTTCTCGCCGCTTGCCCAAGGCGTGCTGACAGGCAAATATAAAAAAGGGGAAGCACCTCCAGAAGGAAGCCGTGCCTCTCAAAAGGACCTGGGCACTCTTTACGGCGTCCTGAACGATCGTAATCTTGAAAAAGCAGAGAGCCTGGAAAAGATTGCGCAGCAAGAGGATCTTACCTTATCCCAGCTCGCCCTTGCCTGGATCCTCAGACAGCCAAACGTAGCAAGCGCCCTTGTCGGGGCAAGCCGCCCTGAGCAGCTTGAGGAAAATGTAAAGGCATCAGGAGTAAAGCTGAAAGAAGACAGCCTCCAGCAGATTGAAGAAATTCTTACTGCAGAATAAGGCAATTATTATAGCTGTTGTTCTGCTATTTAAATTTATGGGGGTTCCGGGGATAAATCTTACCGGGACTCTTTATTTTTTTGGCTGTGTGAGTGTACCTTGTTGATTTTGGGCTACAACAATGTTTAACAAAGCCATTTTTAAAAAAAGTGCTTTTGCTTTCCAGGCAACAAACTAAACAAACAATTTAAATGACTGTTTACCAGTACAAAGTATCTTTTTAACTAAGGAAAGGAGCTGGTCAGAATAAAAAAATGTTAACGTTAACAAAAGTCGTTTACAGAACTTTCTAAATTTGTTAGACTGAATTTATAGAAAATTGTTAACGTTAACAAATAACGGAGGGTGATTCATATGGAAAAGTTTATGGGCGAGAATTTTCTCCTGAAAAATGAAACGGCTGCATTTTTGTATCATGAGGAAGCAAAGGATTTGCCGATCATCGATTACCATTGTCACATCAGCCCAAAGGAAATTTATGAAAATAAAAAGTTCAAAAATATTACAGAAGCCTGGCTGTATGGGGACCATTATAAATGGAGAGTAATGCGAGCGAATGGGATCAATGAAAAGTACATAACCGGTGATGCAGACGATTATGATAAATTCCTTGCCTGGGCGAGGACAGTGCCGATGACAATAGGAAATCCGCTGTACAATTGGACTCACCTGGAGCTTCAGCGCTTTTTTGGCATCTATGACATCTTAAATGAAAAGTCTGCACCAGACATTTGGCATAAGGTCAATAAGCAGCTCGCAACAGATGATTTCAGAGTACGGGAGATCATCAGGAAATCAAATGTCCGGGTCATCTGCACAACCGACGATCCGGCCGATTCGCTTGAATATCACAAGCTTCTTTCAAAGGAGGAAGACTTTCCGGTACTGGTCGTACCAGGTTTCAGGCCTGATAAAGGTCTGGAAATCAACCGCCATGGCTACAAAGAATGGATTGAACGGCTTGAGGCAGCGAGCGGGATTACGGTTGACAGCTATTCAAGCCTTCTTGAAGCATTGGATTCAAGAGTCCATTTCTTCCACTCCCTCGGCGGCCGGGTTTCTGACCATGCGCTTGATCAGGTTGTATATGAAGAAGCAGCATTTGAAGAGGTTTCACAAATTTTTGCTAAAAAGCTTTCGGGTGGCACTGTATCCGAGAAAGAGGAAAAGCAGTATAAAACCTATACGCTTATTCATCTGGGCAAGCTTTATGCCAGCCTGGGATGGGCTATGCAATACCATATGAATGCCCACCGCAATAATAATACGAAGATGTTCCAGACCCTTGGCCCTGATACTGGCTACGACTCTATTAATGATGACAAGATTGCAAAGCCGCTCGTCAGTCTGCTTGATTCTTTAGATCAGGCAGGAGGGCTGCCAAAAACGATCCTGTATTCTCTGAATCCGGGTGACAACCATATTCTTGCCAGCATCATCAACAGCTTCCAGGACGGCAGCATACCGGGGAAAATTCAATTTGGGACTGCCTGGTGGTTCAATGATACGAGGGATGGGATGCTCGATCAGATGAAAGCCTTGGCAAATATGGGGCTCTTCAGCAGGTTCATCGGAATGCTTACCGATTCAAGAAGCTTCCTTTCATACACCAGGCATGAATATTTCCGCAGGGTTGTCTGCAGTCTGATCGGTGAATGGGTCGAAAATGGTGAAATTCCAAATGACAAGGAACTGCTCAGCCGGATTATCAAAGGGATCTCCTATTATAATGCGGAAGAATATTTTCAATTCCAGGAGGCTGAAAAACAGCACGCAGCTGCTGTTAAATAAGCCGTAATCATGTCCCGGCTTGGAGCCGGCGGGCAGGGCAGGTTATAATAAAAGGATAAATAGCATTGATTGGTTAAAAAGGAAGGTTTATATATGGTAACAATTAAAGATATTGCAAGAATAGCCAATGTATCGCATACAACGGTATCGCGTGCATTAAACAACAGTCCTATGATCAAAGAGCCGACAAAGAGGAAAATTCTCGAAATTGCTGCCCAGCTTAACTATTCGCCGAATGTAAACGCCAAGAGCCTGGTTATGCAGAAATCGCATACAATCGGTCTGTTCCTGACAAGCTTTATAACTGGGACTTCGGCCAGCTTTCTTGCGGATACAATCAAGGGAGTTAACGGAGCTATTTCACAGGATTATAATCTGTTCATTCGAGGGATCGATGATTATCAGGATTTTACAAGCATCAACAGGCAGCGGTTTGATGGAATCATTCTTATGAGCCAAAGTGTCCGCGATAATCCTTTTATCTACCATGTGCTGCAAAAGGAGATCCCCCTTATTGTACTGAACAGGGATATAGAAGAAGAAAGTGTATATAATATATGCTCTAATGATGCAGAAGGCTCCAAACAGGCAGTGGAATACCTTATTGAAAACGGCCATAGGGATATTGCAATTATTGAAGGAACTTCAAGTTTCAAATCCTCCCAAATGCGCAAGGACGGCTATTTGCAGGCATTGATAGATCACGGGATATCCCTGAAAAGCAGTTATGCAGTGAAAGGCAATTATGATATGGAAAGCGGCTTTCTGGCCATGGAGCAGCTTTTATCCCTTAAGGACCCGCCGACTGCCGTTTTCTGCTCTAATGATGATATGGCGATTGGTGCCATGAACTGTGCATTTGAAAAAGGTCTGAAAGTGCCTGATGATCTATCTGTTATCGGCTTTGATGATATCGGTTATTCACAATACACGACTCCACCGCTATCCACCGTGAAAAGGCCTGTAGAGCAAATCAGCCTGCTGGGTGCGAAAAAAATGCTCACTCTTGTTCAAGGAGGGCTTGAGGCGGAAAAAATATTTGTTAACACTGAGCTCATCATTAGAAGCTCTGTGAAAAGGATTAGCTAGCACAGCCCGAAGCCAGCGGGCTCCTGGTAAAAATGTTAACGTGTGCATGATTGAATATAAGGGAGGAAGGATATGGAGCGCCTAAGCAGTAAAACACATGCCAAAAGGATATTCCCTGAAAGAATCCTTCAATTTGGCGAAGGGAACTTTTTAAGGGGTTTCGCAGACTGGCAGATTCAAATTTTAAATGAGAAAAAAGGGTTCAATGGAAGTTGCGTTGTCGTACAGCCCCGAGGGTCCAGTAAAATTGAACGGCTTAACCGGCAGGATGGGCTGTACACCCTTTATCTTGAAGGGCTGAAGGAAGGGATCCCTGTAAAGGAACATATGGTGATCGATTCAATCAGCAGGGGAATCAATCTTCAAACAGATTATGAGGAATTTATCAGGCTTGCCGGACAGAAGGAGCTCAGATTCATCATCAGCAATGCAACCGAGGCTGGAATGGTCTTTGATCCCGATGACAGGCTGGAAGACCGTCCGCAGAAGGGGTTTACCGGAAAGCTGGCAGGTTTTTTATACCATCGTTACCTGGCCTTTAAGGGCGATGAAAAATATGGTTGCATCATCCTTCCGTGTGAATTGGTTGAAGAAAATGGCGGAAAATTGAAGGGAATTATTCTCCAATACGCAGATTCATGGAATCTTAGCGAGGATTTCAAATGCTGGATTGATCATGCCAATGTGTTCTGCTCAACACTGGTGGACCGGATTGTCCCGGGTTTTCCGAAGGATAGCCTGGAGGAGAAAACAGAAGAGCTTGGTTATGAAGACGAACTCCTTGTAACAGGGGAGCATTATCATCTCTGGGCTATAGAGGGGCCGTCCTGGCTAAAAGATGAGCTGCCTGCTGAAGGGACTGGACTGAATCTTGTCATCACTGATGACATCACTCCTTTTCGTACAAGGAAAGTAAGGATATTAAACGGTGCTCATACGGCAATGACGCCCCTGGCACTCCTTTCCGGGCTTGAAACAGTTGAAGAATCTGTGAAACATCCTGAGGTGGGGCTTTTTATAAAAAAGCTGATCGAAGAGGAAATCCTTCCGGCACTTGATGGGGACAGAAAAGAGCTGGAGCAGTATGCAGAAGAGGTAATGAACCGTTTTGCCAACCCTTATATCAAGCATTACCTAAAGAGCATTTCCTTGAATTCAGTGTCGAAATTTTCTGCCAGAAATCTGCCGGCTCTGCTTGATTATATAAAAGAAGAAGGAAAACTGCCGGCAAAAATCGTCTTTTCCTTATGCTGCCTATTGTATCTATACAAGAAAATGGATGTGGAAGACAGCAGTACGGTACTCGAAATCCTTCTATCGGAGTGGAAAAGCTTTGAGAAAAAGCAGATTGGGATAGAGCAGCTGTCCGCTAACCTTTTGAAAGAACAAAAGCTTTTGGGCAGGGATCTCACCGGGATTGCAGGCCTTAAGGAAGCAGTGGCTGGATATCTCAGGGAAATAGAAGAAACAGGCATTGAGAAAGCGCTTCAGCGCGTAATTGACAA is a window from the Bacillus infantis NRRL B-14911 genome containing:
- a CDS encoding aldo/keto reductase family protein, with translation MEYRRLGNTGLKVSEISLGSWLTYGGYVEEQKASSSIDKAYELGINFFDTANVYMRGEAEKVVGKTLAKYDRSSYVLATKVFGKMGDGPNDSGLSRKHIMEQADASLKRLGLDYIDIYYCHRFHPETPLEETLRALDDLIRQGKILYAGVSEWTAEQMTEAVHLADKRLWDRIVVNQPNYSMLHRNIEKEIIPVSEKHGIGQVVFSPLAQGVLTGKYKKGEAPPEGSRASQKDLGTLYGVLNDRNLEKAESLEKIAQQEDLTLSQLALAWILRQPNVASALVGASRPEQLEENVKASGVKLKEDSLQQIEEILTAE
- a CDS encoding pectinesterase family protein, which translates into the protein MTFKESVTKPLKMTVAKDGKGAYQTVQEAIDAIPADNKNKVEIFIKNGVYKERIVVPANKPFVTLIGESVENTILTYDNHAKIMSPDGGIIGTRNSASVFLYAGDFTARNLTFENSFNPKRLEEETQAVAVYASGERMEFYQVRFLGNQDTLYLKEGSQYFSRCYIEGDIDFIFGGARAVFKECEIFSLNRGSSAENGYISAASTHINEPYGFLFLNNRFTSSAAKGTVYLGRPWHPGGDPEAIASVIFKNNYLGAHIHPDGWTDMSGFSAKDARFYEYMNEGPGSNPDRPQLTDEEAEAANIETVLKGWNPE
- a CDS encoding Nif3-like dinuclear metal center hexameric protein, translating into MDIDQFTLTIEELFGKELLETFEDDYGFTNSTDKEIRTVGYATNLSLETIEHAVRSQVDLIITHHDAWDFIYGLNEECRNKLQKHEISHFWIHGPLDYIRFGTCTSLMEKIGIDEIIQYSIFDNGGIPGIGEFKEPLGFEELAFKLSRLLNEPVRRWRNNGKEVKRVGIMTGAGHSTDYLKLALDGGCDTYITGEASLYTIQYAQFSGMNLLVGSHTFTEIFGVKTLAGKVKQRHPEIKVMKLEESHFELNPIR
- a CDS encoding LacI family DNA-binding transcriptional regulator; amino-acid sequence: MVTIKDIARIANVSHTTVSRALNNSPMIKEPTKRKILEIAAQLNYSPNVNAKSLVMQKSHTIGLFLTSFITGTSASFLADTIKGVNGAISQDYNLFIRGIDDYQDFTSINRQRFDGIILMSQSVRDNPFIYHVLQKEIPLIVLNRDIEEESVYNICSNDAEGSKQAVEYLIENGHRDIAIIEGTSSFKSSQMRKDGYLQALIDHGISLKSSYAVKGNYDMESGFLAMEQLLSLKDPPTAVFCSNDDMAIGAMNCAFEKGLKVPDDLSVIGFDDIGYSQYTTPPLSTVKRPVEQISLLGAKKMLTLVQGGLEAEKIFVNTELIIRSSVKRIS
- the uxaC gene encoding glucuronate isomerase, translating into MEKFMGENFLLKNETAAFLYHEEAKDLPIIDYHCHISPKEIYENKKFKNITEAWLYGDHYKWRVMRANGINEKYITGDADDYDKFLAWARTVPMTIGNPLYNWTHLELQRFFGIYDILNEKSAPDIWHKVNKQLATDDFRVREIIRKSNVRVICTTDDPADSLEYHKLLSKEEDFPVLVVPGFRPDKGLEINRHGYKEWIERLEAASGITVDSYSSLLEALDSRVHFFHSLGGRVSDHALDQVVYEEAAFEEVSQIFAKKLSGGTVSEKEEKQYKTYTLIHLGKLYASLGWAMQYHMNAHRNNNTKMFQTLGPDTGYDSINDDKIAKPLVSLLDSLDQAGGLPKTILYSLNPGDNHILASIINSFQDGSIPGKIQFGTAWWFNDTRDGMLDQMKALANMGLFSRFIGMLTDSRSFLSYTRHEYFRRVVCSLIGEWVENGEIPNDKELLSRIIKGISYYNAEEYFQFQEAEKQHAAAVK
- a CDS encoding tagaturonate reductase; the encoded protein is MERLSSKTHAKRIFPERILQFGEGNFLRGFADWQIQILNEKKGFNGSCVVVQPRGSSKIERLNRQDGLYTLYLEGLKEGIPVKEHMVIDSISRGINLQTDYEEFIRLAGQKELRFIISNATEAGMVFDPDDRLEDRPQKGFTGKLAGFLYHRYLAFKGDEKYGCIILPCELVEENGGKLKGIILQYADSWNLSEDFKCWIDHANVFCSTLVDRIVPGFPKDSLEEKTEELGYEDELLVTGEHYHLWAIEGPSWLKDELPAEGTGLNLVITDDITPFRTRKVRILNGAHTAMTPLALLSGLETVEESVKHPEVGLFIKKLIEEEILPALDGDRKELEQYAEEVMNRFANPYIKHYLKSISLNSVSKFSARNLPALLDYIKEEGKLPAKIVFSLCCLLYLYKKMDVEDSSTVLEILLSEWKSFEKKQIGIEQLSANLLKEQKLLGRDLTGIAGLKEAVAGYLREIEETGIEKALQRVIDKPVLARGELE
- a CDS encoding alpha/beta hydrolase — its product is MIYSLWTGKIPFLESGDEDRKPVLAFYPASNNTGRSAVIVCPGGGYHHRADHEGEPVAKWLNSLGISAFVLHYRVAPYRHPVPLADVQRAIRFVRHHSEKWNIDKQKIGVLGFSAGGHLAACASTLSHLRTTKEEDNIDLENCHPDLAILSYPVISLLEHYHEGSMTNLLGDEPNEEIRALLSCEREGAKTLPPPTFIWHTSDDAAVPVENSLLYVSLLSKLKVPYELHVFPHGRHGLGLASDNPAAGKWTELCAVWLAQHAFCQ